One genomic window of [Clostridium] scindens ATCC 35704 includes the following:
- a CDS encoding IS91 family transposase: protein MNILQKIFIEHYEEMIYLQHPRDAIVENVEKMIHCGDPSYGGAMYICPNCGNFKFTAFRCHSRFCPTCGNMYSIDRTTAMSFKIIDVQHRHCVFTIDDSLRPFFLKDRSLLNCLFSAVNSVISRMFHKENKSELFTPGFICVLHTFGRDLKWNPHIHCLVSEGGVGNTLSWRHFKHFNYHFLRDAFQTALLNELHQKIGPAFKKVKSAIYAKDKNGFYVRAMPNKCNPSQVIKYIGRYLGRPVIATSRIDSYDGDFVTFHYNRHEDNKLITETVPVLEFIDRLTQHIPEKHFKMIRYYGIYARHRNSDNFLRKAISREKHNFFLSLNRWRDSILHSFGYDPLKCPNCGKTMLFLELYFNHNPVPLHELYEKAMQKHRCRSPASFSYLPKPLFS, encoded by the coding sequence ATGAATATCTTACAAAAAATTTTTATCGAACATTATGAAGAAATGATTTATCTTCAACATCCTCGTGATGCTATTGTTGAGAATGTAGAAAAAATGATTCATTGTGGCGATCCATCTTATGGTGGCGCCATGTATATTTGTCCCAATTGTGGTAATTTCAAATTTACTGCTTTTCGTTGTCATTCTCGCTTCTGTCCAACTTGTGGTAACATGTATTCCATTGACAGAACTACTGCTATGTCTTTTAAGATTATTGATGTACAACATCGGCATTGTGTTTTTACCATTGATGATTCTTTGCGGCCTTTTTTTCTTAAAGACCGTTCTCTTCTTAACTGCCTTTTTTCGGCAGTCAACAGCGTGATTTCTCGTATGTTCCATAAAGAAAATAAATCTGAATTATTTACTCCTGGATTTATTTGCGTCCTTCATACCTTTGGCAGAGATTTAAAATGGAATCCTCACATTCACTGCCTTGTTTCTGAAGGTGGTGTTGGTAATACTCTTTCCTGGCGACACTTCAAACATTTTAACTATCATTTTTTACGTGATGCGTTCCAAACTGCTCTTTTAAATGAACTCCATCAAAAAATAGGTCCAGCTTTCAAAAAAGTAAAATCTGCTATCTATGCAAAAGATAAAAATGGTTTTTATGTTCGCGCCATGCCTAACAAGTGTAATCCTTCTCAGGTTATCAAATATATCGGTCGTTATCTTGGCAGACCTGTTATTGCTACTTCTCGCATTGATTCTTACGATGGTGATTTTGTCACCTTCCATTACAACCGTCATGAAGACAATAAACTTATTACAGAAACTGTTCCTGTTTTGGAATTCATTGACCGCTTAACACAACACATCCCTGAAAAACATTTTAAAATGATTCGCTATTATGGTATTTACGCTCGTCACCGTAATTCTGACAATTTTTTACGAAAAGCCATTTCCAGAGAAAAACATAACTTTTTTCTTTCACTCAATAGGTGGCGTGATTCAATCTTACATTCTTTTGGTTACGATCCTTTAAAATGTCCGAACTGTGGAAAAACCATGCTATTTTTAGAACTATATTTTAATCATAATCCTGTTCCTTTGCATGAATTATACGAAAAGGCTATGCAAAAACATAGATGTCGTTCGCCTGCCTCGTTTTCATATCTTCCAAAACCTCTTTTCTCATGA